A segment of the Symmachiella macrocystis genome:
CAGTTGCGTCGAAACTCCCTGCGCCACGAGGGAACTCTCCAGCAACGACGAGTCTGCATCCGCCGTGCCGGAACTGCCGCCCGCCTTGCTGGACAACCGCGTGAACAGTTTGGCTGTCAGCGGCAATGCCGCCAAACAAACCACGATGACCATTAGCGGAACAGTGTACGGATAACCGGGAACCGACGACAGCCATTCCCAACCGGGGCGTTGCGGGAGTTTGGGAAAGATCCATGGTGAAAGCATTGCCGCCACGGCCGCCCCGGTGCCGATGGTCGTCAACGATTCATATCCGGCAGTCAGTCCGCCCCGGACGAAAGTGCCGCCCGCCCCGGCAATCATTGCCGCCCGAATCAAAATCACACCCGCTTTGCCCGGAATATATTTCCCCAAATGCCCACAAAAATACGCACGGGCCACCTGGAGCGCAGGAATCTCATCGCCGCCGGCGGACAACAGCCATCGCCAATACCACCAAGCAGGAGTCCAAGCAGCGATATACAGCATAACCGCCGCGGCGAGCCATCCAAAGTGCAGCTGCACATCGTGCGTTTCTACCTTGTGCCACAACCCCCACCCGTGATGACTGACCACAACCAGCAGCAGAGCAAACAAGACCCATTTGACGACACCCCACAACCGGCGCAGCCGCGAGGGTGAGGTTTCGGGAACAGCAGGGGAGGCATCCATACGGACATCATAGAAAACGGTTGCTGTGGTGGCTATTCAGTTTGTGGTGTGGCCGGAAGTGAGTGGTGAGTGGCCGGTGGCTAGAAAAGGGGAGTGGTTGCTATTGGGTGGTGGTCGTCTGACTTTGCGCTCGGCAATATCATCAATATCTCACCTCCGTTCACGGGGGTTCTCGATGTAACGGCTTCAGCCCTCACCGCCATACACCAACCCTCAAGCCTGTCGCCTCAAGCCTCACCCCGTTCCGCCATCCTTATGCAACTCGTAATACAAATGCCCCGCTTGCGGCAGGATTAGTTTTTCCATGCCCAATTGGACGGCTTTGGTTGAGCCGGGGAGCGAAAAAATCACGCAGCCTGCGGCGATGCCG
Coding sequences within it:
- a CDS encoding lysylphosphatidylglycerol synthase transmembrane domain-containing protein yields the protein MDASPAVPETSPSRLRRLWGVVKWVLFALLLVVVSHHGWGLWHKVETHDVQLHFGWLAAAVMLYIAAWTPAWWYWRWLLSAGGDEIPALQVARAYFCGHLGKYIPGKAGVILIRAAMIAGAGGTFVRGGLTAGYESLTTIGTGAAVAAMLSPWIFPKLPQRPGWEWLSSVPGYPYTVPLMVIVVCLAALPLTAKLFTRLSSKAGGSSGTADADSSLLESSLVAQGVSTQLLFVGSLMVIIGWSVHGLALGCIIRGSGVADVSLLDWPLWTATIAAAISGGFVAIFAPAGIGVRELIVVESLRNYVSPQQAIAVALLLRLVSLIGELIAAGGLWPFGAKIQIDAKNKEGATP